In the genome of Nocardioides seonyuensis, one region contains:
- the glgB gene encoding 1,4-alpha-glucan branching protein GlgB, with product MTDTSLPGDLDIHLIHEGRHEELWRVLGAQVDDDRGGTSFRVWAPNALEVQVAGQWAGWDGAQHPMARVGDSGVWHVHVAEAGVGDQYKYRLRTADGAWVDRADPVAAYAEKPPRTASVVWRSQHEWGDQEWLDRRSERQPADAPMSVYEVHLASWRKHPNRDEPGSELYSWDEIADSLVPYVADLGFTHVELMPVMQHPFGGSWGYHVTSYFAPDSRFGDPDGLKRLIDRLHQAGIGVILDWVPGHFATDEWALARFDGTPLYEDPNPQRGWHKEWGSHIFNFGRHEVRNFLYANAVYWLDEFHADGLRVDGVASMLYLDYAREDGEWSPNKHGGRENLEAVQFLQEMNATVYKRIPGIVTIAEESTSWPAVTGPTSDGGLGFGFKWNMGWMHDSLDYMAVDPLYRNHHHGEMTFSLVYAFSENYVLPISHDEVVHGKGSLLRKMPGDRWKQLANLRAYLAFMWAHPGKQLLFMGCEFGQESEWAESRELDWWLLEHPEHAGVHAMVRDMNHTYAASGALWGRDNAPEGFAWLDANDAGHNTFSFVRRAPGEPDVVCVSNFAGNPHENYRLALPTAGTWHEVLNTDAEAYAGSGVGNLGAITAVEGGHHGQPAHADIVVPPLATLWFRKA from the coding sequence ATGACCGACACGAGCCTGCCGGGCGATCTCGACATCCACCTCATCCACGAAGGCCGCCACGAGGAGCTGTGGCGCGTGCTCGGCGCCCAGGTGGACGACGACCGCGGCGGCACGAGCTTCCGCGTCTGGGCGCCGAACGCCCTCGAGGTGCAGGTGGCCGGGCAGTGGGCCGGATGGGACGGCGCCCAGCACCCGATGGCCCGCGTGGGCGACTCGGGCGTGTGGCACGTGCACGTGGCAGAGGCCGGGGTGGGTGATCAGTACAAGTACCGCCTCCGGACGGCGGACGGCGCCTGGGTCGACCGCGCGGACCCCGTCGCCGCCTACGCCGAGAAACCCCCTCGCACGGCCTCGGTCGTGTGGAGGTCCCAGCACGAGTGGGGCGACCAGGAGTGGCTCGACCGGCGCAGTGAGAGGCAGCCGGCCGACGCACCGATGTCTGTCTACGAGGTCCACCTCGCCTCGTGGCGCAAGCACCCCAACCGCGACGAGCCCGGCAGCGAGCTCTACTCCTGGGACGAGATCGCCGACTCGCTCGTCCCCTACGTCGCTGACCTCGGGTTCACCCACGTCGAGCTCATGCCGGTCATGCAGCACCCCTTCGGCGGGTCCTGGGGCTACCACGTGACCTCCTACTTCGCCCCCGACTCACGGTTCGGTGACCCCGACGGCCTCAAACGACTGATCGACCGGCTGCACCAGGCCGGGATCGGCGTCATCCTGGACTGGGTGCCTGGTCACTTCGCCACCGACGAGTGGGCGCTGGCCCGTTTCGACGGCACGCCGCTCTACGAGGACCCCAATCCCCAGCGCGGGTGGCACAAGGAGTGGGGCTCCCACATCTTCAACTTCGGTCGCCACGAGGTGCGCAACTTCCTCTACGCCAACGCGGTCTACTGGCTCGATGAGTTCCATGCCGACGGGCTGCGCGTCGACGGCGTCGCGTCCATGCTCTACCTCGACTACGCGCGTGAGGACGGTGAGTGGAGCCCCAACAAGCACGGGGGCAGGGAGAACCTCGAGGCCGTGCAGTTCCTCCAGGAGATGAACGCCACCGTCTACAAGCGCATCCCCGGCATCGTCACGATCGCCGAGGAGTCCACCTCCTGGCCTGCCGTGACCGGTCCGACCAGCGACGGCGGCCTGGGGTTCGGGTTCAAGTGGAACATGGGCTGGATGCACGACTCGCTGGACTACATGGCGGTCGACCCTCTCTACCGCAACCACCACCACGGCGAAATGACGTTCTCCCTCGTCTACGCCTTCTCCGAGAACTACGTGCTGCCGATCAGCCACGACGAGGTCGTGCACGGCAAGGGGTCGCTGCTGCGCAAGATGCCCGGCGACCGCTGGAAGCAGCTGGCCAACCTGCGGGCCTACCTGGCATTCATGTGGGCCCACCCGGGCAAGCAGCTGCTCTTCATGGGGTGCGAGTTCGGCCAGGAGTCCGAGTGGGCCGAGAGCCGCGAGCTCGACTGGTGGCTCCTCGAGCACCCCGAACATGCCGGCGTCCACGCGATGGTGCGCGACATGAACCACACCTACGCCGCGTCCGGCGCCCTCTGGGGCCGTGACAACGCCCCCGAGGGCTTCGCCTGGCTCGACGCCAACGACGCGGGTCACAACACCTTCTCGTTCGTACGACGCGCCCCCGGCGAGCCCGACGTGGTCTGCGTGTCCAACTTCGCGGGCAACCCCCACGAGAACTACCGCCTGGCGCTCCCCACGGCCGGCACCTGGCACGAGGTCCTCAACACCGATGCCGAGGCCTACGCAGGCTCGGGCGTGGGCAACCTCGGCGCGATCACCGCGGTCGAGGGCGGACACCACGGGCAGCCGGCCCACGCCGACATCGTGGTGCCCCCGCTGGCGACGCTCTGGTTCCGCAAGGCCTGA
- a CDS encoding maltokinase N-terminal cap-like domain-containing protein, with amino-acid sequence MTDPATTDPLALHLRDHIAEARWFGGKGRDWRLTSVRRVGELPGAPDGGRVAVEIAELQYDDGPGEVELYQLPLVSYPEAHERLAHAFVGEWDDDLGHVFVYDALHDRESMALYLRAFAAAEDRAPAQHGLAFHRVGDHELDIEAHSTLFPGEQSNSSVAFGEDAMLKVFRKVTPGINPDIAIHRVLTESGSDHVAALYGWVDLVDDSAEGDTVQLAMLQQFLRTASDGWELALSSVRNLFTEADLHADEVGGDFAGEAARLGTALAEVHTTLAEQFPVETLDARAVARLGSAMHGRLDDALDVVPALAEHEAALRATFDRLAALESVQVQQVHGDLHLGQTLRTVKGWKFLDFEGEPAKPLAERMRPDSPWRDVAGMLRSFDYAPRVVALTSMTAEPGGEAEQQAYRAAEWADRNRSAFLAAYVEGRTLTDEEDALLQAYVADKAVYEAVYETRNRPGWEGIPLDALGRITHGAPHDGGSRA; translated from the coding sequence ATGACTGACCCTGCCACGACCGATCCCCTGGCCCTGCACCTGCGCGACCACATCGCCGAGGCGCGGTGGTTCGGCGGGAAGGGACGCGACTGGCGGCTGACCTCGGTGCGTCGTGTCGGTGAGCTGCCTGGCGCTCCCGACGGAGGCCGGGTGGCGGTCGAGATCGCCGAGCTCCAGTACGACGACGGCCCCGGCGAGGTCGAGCTCTACCAGCTGCCGCTGGTGTCCTACCCCGAGGCGCACGAGCGTCTGGCGCACGCCTTCGTCGGCGAGTGGGACGACGACCTCGGGCACGTGTTCGTCTACGACGCCCTGCACGACCGGGAGTCGATGGCGCTCTACCTCCGAGCGTTCGCGGCCGCCGAAGACAGGGCGCCCGCGCAGCACGGCCTCGCCTTCCACCGCGTGGGGGACCACGAGCTCGACATCGAGGCCCACTCGACCCTGTTCCCGGGCGAGCAGTCCAACTCCTCGGTCGCATTCGGCGAGGACGCGATGCTGAAGGTCTTCCGCAAGGTCACCCCCGGGATCAATCCCGACATCGCGATCCACCGGGTCCTCACCGAGTCCGGGTCCGACCACGTCGCGGCCCTCTACGGGTGGGTCGACCTGGTCGACGACTCCGCAGAGGGTGACACGGTCCAGCTCGCGATGCTCCAGCAGTTCCTCCGCACGGCCAGCGACGGGTGGGAGCTCGCCCTCTCCAGCGTCCGCAACCTGTTCACCGAGGCCGACCTGCACGCCGACGAGGTCGGTGGCGACTTCGCCGGCGAGGCCGCCCGCCTCGGCACCGCGCTGGCCGAGGTGCACACCACCCTCGCCGAGCAGTTCCCCGTCGAGACCCTCGACGCGCGGGCCGTCGCCCGGCTGGGCTCCGCCATGCACGGCAGGCTCGACGACGCCCTCGACGTCGTACCCGCCCTGGCCGAGCACGAGGCGGCTCTCCGCGCGACGTTCGACCGGCTCGCCGCACTCGAGTCGGTCCAGGTCCAGCAGGTGCACGGCGACCTGCACCTGGGCCAGACGCTGCGCACCGTCAAGGGGTGGAAGTTCCTCGACTTCGAGGGCGAGCCCGCCAAGCCGCTGGCCGAGCGGATGCGCCCCGACTCCCCCTGGCGCGACGTCGCGGGGATGCTCCGCTCCTTCGACTACGCCCCGCGCGTGGTGGCACTCACCAGCATGACCGCCGAGCCCGGCGGGGAGGCCGAGCAGCAGGCCTACCGCGCCGCGGAGTGGGCCGACCGCAACCGCTCCGCCTTCCTGGCGGCCTACGTCGAGGGACGAACCCTCACCGACGAGGAGGACGCGCTGCTGCAGGCCTACGTCGCGGACAAGGCGGTCTACGAGGCCGTCTACGAGACCCGCAACCGGCCGGGCTGGGAGGGAATCCCCCTCGACGCGCTCGGACGGATCACCCACGGTGCACCACACGACGGAGGAAGCCGCGCATGA
- the treS gene encoding maltose alpha-D-glucosyltransferase has translation MPSDPTAATEVLNAEPEWFKTAVFYEVLVRSFRDSNGDGTGDFKGLIEKLDYLEWLGVDCLWVPPFFTSPLRDGGYDVADYTGILPECGTVEDFHEFMDACHQRGIRVIIDFVMNHTSDAHPWFQASREDPEGPFGDFYVWSDTDELYEEARIIFVDTEPSNWTWDPVRQQYFWHRFFHHQPDLNFDNPRVREAMLEAMAFWLDMGLDGFRLDAVPYLYERPGTNGENLKETHDFLKEVRRFVDDNYPGRVLLCEANQWPADVVEYFGDPSVGGDECHMAFHFPVMPRIFMAVRRESRFPISEILEQTPSIPDGCQWGIFLRNHDELTLEMVTDEDRDYMWSEYATDPRMKANIGIRRRLAPLLDNDTNRMELFTALLLSLPGSPVLYYGDEIGMGDNIWLGDRDGVRTPMQWTPDRNAGFSSATPGRLHLPAIQDPVYGYQSVNVEAQLENSSSLLHWTRRLVHARRRHPAFGLGTFTDLGGSNPSVLSYVREVDAPDSPDGTRDIVLCVNNLSRFAQPVELDLRQWEGMVPIELLGGVPFPAIGELPYLLTLGGYGFLWLRLTEGATHHPEASHD, from the coding sequence ATGCCGTCCGACCCCACGGCGGCGACCGAGGTCCTCAACGCCGAGCCAGAGTGGTTCAAGACGGCCGTCTTCTACGAGGTGCTCGTGCGGTCCTTCCGCGACAGCAACGGCGACGGCACCGGCGACTTCAAGGGCCTGATCGAGAAGCTCGACTACCTCGAGTGGCTCGGGGTCGACTGCCTGTGGGTGCCGCCGTTCTTCACCTCGCCCCTGCGTGACGGCGGCTACGACGTGGCCGACTACACCGGCATCCTCCCCGAGTGCGGCACGGTCGAGGACTTCCACGAGTTCATGGACGCCTGCCACCAGCGCGGCATCCGGGTGATCATCGACTTCGTCATGAACCACACCAGTGACGCGCATCCGTGGTTCCAGGCCAGCCGTGAGGACCCCGAGGGCCCGTTCGGCGACTTCTACGTCTGGTCCGACACCGACGAGCTATACGAAGAGGCCCGGATCATCTTCGTCGACACCGAGCCGTCCAACTGGACCTGGGACCCGGTGCGCCAGCAGTACTTCTGGCACCGCTTCTTCCACCACCAACCGGACCTCAACTTCGACAACCCCCGGGTCCGCGAGGCGATGCTCGAGGCGATGGCCTTCTGGCTCGACATGGGCCTGGACGGGTTCCGGCTCGACGCCGTCCCCTACCTCTACGAGCGGCCCGGCACCAACGGCGAGAACCTCAAGGAGACCCACGATTTCCTCAAGGAGGTGCGCCGCTTCGTCGACGACAACTACCCCGGCCGGGTGCTGCTGTGCGAGGCCAACCAGTGGCCCGCCGACGTCGTGGAGTACTTCGGCGACCCCTCGGTCGGGGGCGACGAGTGCCACATGGCGTTCCACTTCCCCGTCATGCCGCGCATCTTCATGGCGGTGCGTCGCGAGTCGCGGTTCCCCATCTCGGAGATCCTCGAGCAGACACCGTCCATCCCGGACGGCTGCCAGTGGGGCATCTTCCTGCGCAACCACGACGAGCTGACCCTGGAGATGGTCACCGACGAGGACCGCGACTACATGTGGTCCGAGTACGCCACCGACCCCCGCATGAAGGCCAACATCGGCATCCGCCGTCGGCTGGCTCCCCTGCTCGACAACGACACCAACCGCATGGAGCTCTTCACCGCACTCCTGCTGTCGCTGCCGGGATCCCCGGTGCTCTACTACGGTGACGAGATCGGGATGGGCGACAACATCTGGCTCGGGGACCGCGACGGCGTCCGGACCCCGATGCAGTGGACCCCCGATCGCAACGCCGGCTTCTCCTCGGCGACGCCCGGCCGCCTCCACCTTCCCGCCATCCAGGACCCGGTCTACGGCTACCAGTCGGTCAACGTCGAGGCCCAGCTCGAGAACTCCTCCTCGCTGCTGCACTGGACGCGCCGCCTGGTCCATGCGCGGCGGCGGCACCCCGCCTTCGGCCTCGGGACCTTCACCGACCTGGGCGGTTCCAACCCCAGCGTCCTGTCCTACGTCCGCGAGGTCGACGCCCCCGACTCCCCCGACGGCACCCGCGACATCGTGCTGTGCGTCAACAACCTCTCGCGCTTCGCGCAGCCCGTCGAGCTCGACCTGCGCCAGTGGGAGGGGATGGTGCCGATCGAGCTGCTCGGCGGGGTGCCCTTCCCGGCCATCGGGGAGCTCCCCTACCTGCTCACGCTCGGTGGCTACGGCTTCCTGTGGCTGCGGCTGACCGAGGGCGCCACCCACCACCCGGAGGCGAGCCATGACTGA
- a CDS encoding alpha-1,4-glucan--maltose-1-phosphate maltosyltransferase, whose amino-acid sequence MVGRIPVMDVSPVVDLGRRPAKATVGEPMPVRATVFREGHDQLAAEVVAIDPRGERRPPLRMTRAGDVPDRYEAWVTPDLEGSWSFEVHAWSDPLATWQHDAGLKIPAGVDVELMFTEGRLLLERVLDGGDLDAAARRLVAGGIEAAGDTTRPVGARLAALQDPALGAVLLAHPLRELTTVEGPFRMYADRQRALFGSWYEFFPRSEGATRDPKTGEVTSGTFRTAAERLDAVAEMGFDVIYLPPIHPIGEVNRKGPNNQASTSTVDDPAPEDWPGSPWAIGSRHGGHDAVHPDLGTLDDFDAFVARAGELGLEVALDLALQAAPDHPWVTEHPEFFTTRADGSIAYAENPPKKYQDIYPINFDNDPKGICREVLRVVRHWMSHGVRIFRVDNPHTKPLAFWEWLLAEVRRTDPDVLFLSEAFTRPAMMHALGSVGYHQSYTYFTWRTGKQELADYLLEVSSESDHVMRPNFFVNTPDILHAYLQYGGPAAFRIRAVLAACGSPSWGVYAGYELFEHVAVRPGSEEYLDSEKYQVRIRDWEGAEAEGRTLAPYITRLNQLRRQHPALQQLRNVTIHSSEDDQVLVFSKRADDDVVIVVVNLDPHGTHETMVHLDMPALGLDWHDSFVAHDEITGTDWSWAQHNYVRLDPGGEPAHVISVRSPR is encoded by the coding sequence ATGGTTGGACGCATACCCGTGATGGACGTCTCCCCCGTCGTCGACCTCGGCCGCCGGCCGGCGAAGGCGACGGTGGGCGAGCCGATGCCGGTGCGGGCGACGGTGTTCCGCGAAGGCCACGACCAGCTCGCCGCGGAGGTGGTGGCCATCGACCCCCGGGGCGAGCGGCGGCCGCCCCTGCGGATGACCCGGGCCGGCGACGTGCCCGACCGCTACGAGGCGTGGGTGACGCCTGACCTCGAGGGGTCGTGGTCGTTCGAGGTGCACGCCTGGTCCGACCCGCTCGCCACCTGGCAGCACGACGCCGGCCTGAAGATCCCGGCCGGCGTCGACGTGGAGCTGATGTTCACCGAGGGTCGGCTGCTCCTCGAGCGCGTGCTGGACGGCGGTGACCTCGACGCCGCGGCCCGCCGTCTCGTCGCAGGAGGGATCGAGGCGGCCGGTGACACCACGCGCCCCGTCGGGGCCCGCCTGGCCGCCCTGCAGGACCCCGCGCTCGGTGCTGTCCTGCTCGCCCACCCGCTGCGCGAGCTGACGACAGTGGAAGGGCCGTTCCGGATGTACGCCGACCGCCAGCGCGCGCTGTTCGGCAGCTGGTACGAGTTCTTCCCCAGGTCCGAGGGCGCGACCAGGGACCCGAAGACCGGCGAGGTCACCAGTGGCACCTTCCGCACGGCGGCCGAGCGTCTCGACGCCGTCGCCGAGATGGGCTTCGACGTCATCTACCTCCCGCCGATCCACCCCATCGGCGAGGTCAACCGCAAGGGCCCGAACAACCAGGCATCGACCTCCACCGTGGACGACCCTGCCCCGGAGGACTGGCCCGGATCGCCGTGGGCCATCGGCAGCCGCCACGGCGGGCACGACGCGGTGCACCCCGACCTCGGCACGCTCGACGACTTCGACGCGTTCGTGGCGCGCGCCGGCGAGCTGGGCCTCGAGGTGGCGCTGGACCTCGCCCTCCAGGCAGCTCCCGACCACCCGTGGGTGACCGAGCACCCCGAGTTCTTCACCACCCGCGCCGACGGCTCGATCGCCTACGCCGAGAACCCTCCCAAGAAGTACCAGGACATCTACCCGATCAACTTCGACAACGACCCGAAGGGCATCTGCCGCGAGGTGCTGCGCGTGGTGCGCCACTGGATGTCCCACGGCGTGCGGATCTTCCGCGTGGACAACCCCCACACCAAGCCGCTGGCGTTCTGGGAGTGGCTGCTCGCCGAGGTGCGTCGTACCGACCCCGACGTGCTCTTCCTGTCCGAGGCCTTCACGCGCCCGGCGATGATGCACGCTCTCGGGTCGGTCGGCTACCACCAGAGCTACACCTACTTCACGTGGCGCACCGGCAAGCAGGAGCTGGCCGACTACCTCCTCGAGGTCTCCTCGGAGTCCGATCACGTGATGCGGCCCAACTTCTTCGTCAACACCCCCGACATCCTCCACGCCTACTTGCAGTACGGCGGCCCCGCCGCCTTCCGGATCCGTGCGGTCCTGGCGGCCTGTGGCTCCCCGAGCTGGGGTGTCTACGCCGGCTACGAGCTCTTCGAGCACGTGGCCGTGCGACCGGGCAGCGAGGAGTACCTCGACTCCGAGAAGTACCAGGTCCGGATCCGGGACTGGGAGGGTGCAGAGGCGGAGGGACGCACGCTCGCGCCCTACATCACGCGCCTCAACCAGCTCCGGCGCCAGCATCCCGCGCTCCAGCAGCTGCGCAACGTCACCATCCACTCCAGCGAAGACGACCAGGTGCTGGTCTTCAGCAAGCGGGCGGACGACGACGTGGTCATCGTGGTGGTCAACCTCGACCCCCACGGCACCCACGAGACGATGGTCCACCTCGACATGCCGGCCCTCGGGCTCGACTGGCACGACTCGTTCGTCGCCCACGACGAGATCACTGGAACCGACTGGAGCTGGGCACAGCACAACTACGTCCGCCTCGACCCCGGCGGCGAGCCTGCCCACGTCATCAGCGTCAGGAGTCCCCGTTGA
- a CDS encoding M36 family metallopeptidase has protein sequence MITIPSARRLAPAAAGLLSLALLPGLATAPAADAGPAPATSAADLVRTLGDPVHGLADVDLRPAVTPLASQRAAVGSLGAARLRWNAQGSPASILPADGSLGPAPGAAADGARTWLATHSAVFGLTAAQVAGLELVSSQELAGSDARAVLFRQRYGDLVPATGGLVTVGVADGQVAYASSSLTRPSQAPAAPALSAVEGWLKAAADVGRATEAGDVEPLEMPDALGRWTRLQVAGLAQEQQVRLRALAVDAATVRPVWEANVVDVEGGSVLAHTVLVDAISGEVLLRRNQVDNMNDAQLFQGAITAAACGPRHTFELTDDATRSINVAALALPADDVVFKLYGPGGELLHSQDLLTSPEVASYSAEKIPAGAYGIEVCPFDEASVVVGQYALTVLVSDQAAPSGETLQANPRWRYFAANPTLDGPDETPTNSVLGCWNAEEGCDLALAQIAATGPWDTLAGGNLPTSTTLGNNASTREAWLSPLTPGGLLQAPVSPTREYTSEFTDAWNNTKCDPAQLVPGGNDIDASVGNLFASHNRMHDYSYHLGFTEKNYNMQVENGGRGGVGGDPEVGNAQAGAIGGLQTGLGRDNANQITLQDGVPGITNQYLFQPIAGAFYAPCTDGGLDMGIVGHEYTHAITNRMVGGPDDGLTSEHGGAMGESWADLVAGEYQFSHGYSNGGNIWAIGAYATGNLETAIRDYAINRNPLNFSDYGFDSTGPEVHADGEIWNGTQWEVRQALVEKYDAAFPSTDRALQLKCAQATAERSPYAPEHCPGNRRWVQLMFDSFLLQQGATSMLDARDAMIAADRMRFGGADEDLLWRAFARRGMGRDAAVTTPDDHEPTPSFASPTSANARVTFETAGQARIYVGHYEARVSPVADTVADTPLGASADFTPGTYDVVAVSPDHGFTRFTLRVEGAKARTVVVADQVNLASAAAGASVLGATSGSRNAAHLIDGTEATNWGGVTDGNVDDTTPWVAIDLAGDQHVVRRVQVSAMLNPAPADPNALPLAAAEEDPDSGSRFTALRQFALEACTSACESQDATWTRFYTSPADAFPSGLPRPVAPDLTMREFDVPDTVASAVRLVALENQCTGQAAYAGDQDDDPTNNTDCKTGSDRGTIVHAAELQVFGAAAGAPPVTAGPGAGPSTTPGTTPGTTTGTTPGTTPGTTTGTEEAARTETSLRMRIKRARQTPRNRAPQLRLAVRPSAEEVAGTFVVRVDGRRWRKVTTDDGRARILLTKRLRPGQHVVRVRFRPDDRAAYTGSRSRARRVVVRGRR, from the coding sequence ATGATCACAATCCCCTCGGCGCGCCGCCTCGCCCCGGCGGCTGCTGGCCTCCTCTCCCTCGCGCTGCTCCCCGGCCTCGCCACGGCCCCCGCCGCCGACGCGGGCCCTGCTCCCGCCACGAGCGCTGCCGACCTGGTGCGCACGCTGGGTGACCCTGTGCACGGCCTCGCGGACGTCGACCTGCGCCCTGCTGTGACGCCCCTCGCTTCCCAGCGCGCAGCCGTCGGCTCGCTCGGTGCCGCGAGGCTGCGCTGGAACGCCCAGGGCTCTCCGGCCTCGATCCTCCCCGCCGACGGCTCGCTCGGTCCCGCTCCCGGCGCCGCAGCCGACGGCGCGCGTACCTGGCTGGCGACCCACTCCGCCGTCTTCGGCCTCACCGCCGCGCAGGTCGCCGGGCTCGAGCTGGTGAGCTCCCAGGAGCTCGCCGGGAGCGACGCACGCGCGGTGCTGTTCCGCCAGCGGTACGGCGACCTGGTCCCGGCCACCGGTGGCCTGGTCACCGTGGGTGTGGCGGACGGGCAGGTCGCCTACGCGTCCTCCTCCCTCACCCGCCCCTCACAGGCCCCGGCCGCCCCGGCGCTCTCAGCCGTCGAGGGCTGGCTCAAGGCCGCCGCCGACGTGGGACGCGCGACGGAGGCCGGCGACGTCGAGCCGCTCGAGATGCCGGACGCGCTCGGTCGCTGGACCCGGCTGCAGGTCGCAGGCCTCGCCCAGGAGCAGCAGGTGCGGCTCCGAGCACTCGCGGTCGACGCCGCGACGGTGCGCCCCGTGTGGGAGGCGAACGTGGTCGACGTCGAGGGTGGAAGCGTCCTGGCGCACACGGTCCTGGTCGACGCGATCAGCGGCGAGGTGCTCCTGCGCCGCAACCAGGTGGACAACATGAACGACGCCCAGCTCTTCCAGGGGGCCATCACCGCTGCTGCCTGTGGACCCCGCCACACCTTCGAGCTGACCGACGACGCGACGCGCTCGATCAACGTCGCCGCCCTCGCCCTCCCCGCCGACGACGTCGTCTTCAAGCTCTACGGCCCCGGCGGCGAGCTCCTGCACAGCCAGGACCTCCTCACCAGCCCCGAGGTGGCGTCGTACTCCGCCGAGAAGATCCCGGCCGGCGCCTACGGCATCGAGGTGTGCCCCTTCGACGAGGCCTCGGTCGTGGTCGGCCAGTACGCACTGACGGTGCTGGTGAGCGACCAGGCGGCACCCTCCGGCGAGACGCTCCAGGCGAACCCCCGCTGGCGCTACTTCGCCGCGAACCCCACCCTGGACGGGCCGGACGAGACCCCGACCAACTCCGTCCTGGGCTGCTGGAACGCCGAGGAGGGCTGCGACCTGGCGCTGGCCCAGATCGCCGCAACCGGCCCCTGGGACACGCTGGCCGGCGGGAACCTGCCGACCTCGACCACGCTGGGCAACAACGCATCCACGCGCGAGGCGTGGCTCAGCCCGCTGACACCCGGCGGGCTGCTCCAGGCCCCGGTGTCGCCGACGCGTGAGTACACCTCGGAGTTCACCGACGCCTGGAACAACACCAAGTGCGACCCAGCACAGCTGGTCCCCGGCGGGAACGACATCGACGCCTCGGTCGGCAACCTGTTCGCCTCGCACAACCGGATGCACGACTACAGCTACCACCTCGGCTTCACCGAGAAGAACTACAACATGCAGGTCGAGAACGGAGGCCGCGGCGGTGTCGGCGGCGACCCCGAGGTCGGCAACGCGCAGGCCGGCGCCATCGGCGGGCTGCAGACCGGCCTGGGCCGCGACAACGCCAACCAGATCACCCTGCAGGACGGTGTCCCGGGCATCACCAACCAGTACCTCTTCCAGCCCATCGCCGGCGCCTTCTACGCCCCGTGCACCGATGGCGGCCTCGACATGGGGATCGTCGGTCATGAGTACACCCACGCCATCACCAACCGGATGGTCGGCGGCCCCGACGACGGGCTGACCTCCGAGCACGGCGGTGCCATGGGTGAGTCGTGGGCCGACCTGGTCGCCGGCGAGTACCAGTTCAGCCACGGCTACTCCAACGGCGGCAACATCTGGGCCATCGGCGCCTACGCCACGGGCAACCTCGAGACGGCGATCCGCGACTACGCCATCAACCGCAACCCCCTCAACTTCTCCGACTACGGGTTCGACTCGACAGGCCCCGAGGTCCACGCGGACGGCGAGATCTGGAACGGCACCCAGTGGGAGGTGCGCCAGGCGCTGGTCGAGAAGTACGACGCGGCCTTCCCCTCGACGGACAGGGCGCTGCAGCTCAAGTGCGCACAGGCCACGGCCGAGCGATCGCCGTATGCCCCCGAGCACTGCCCCGGCAACCGCCGCTGGGTCCAGCTCATGTTCGACTCGTTCCTGCTGCAGCAGGGCGCGACCTCGATGCTGGACGCGCGGGACGCGATGATCGCCGCCGACCGGATGCGGTTCGGCGGGGCCGACGAGGACCTCCTGTGGCGGGCCTTCGCCCGTCGCGGCATGGGTCGCGACGCCGCAGTGACCACCCCCGACGACCACGAGCCGACGCCGAGCTTCGCCTCCCCCACGTCCGCGAACGCTCGAGTCACCTTCGAGACGGCGGGCCAGGCCAGGATCTACGTCGGCCACTACGAGGCTCGGGTCTCGCCGGTGGCGGACACGGTCGCCGACACCCCGCTGGGTGCCAGTGCCGACTTCACACCCGGCACGTACGACGTGGTGGCGGTGTCGCCTGACCACGGGTTCACCAGGTTCACCCTGCGCGTCGAGGGCGCCAAGGCCCGGACCGTGGTGGTCGCCGACCAGGTCAACCTCGCCAGCGCAGCGGCCGGTGCGTCGGTCCTCGGCGCCACGTCGGGGTCACGCAACGCCGCCCACCTCATCGACGGCACCGAGGCCACGAACTGGGGCGGGGTGACCGACGGCAACGTCGACGACACCACCCCCTGGGTGGCCATCGACCTCGCCGGTGACCAGCACGTGGTCCGGCGGGTCCAGGTCAGCGCCATGCTCAACCCGGCGCCGGCGGACCCGAACGCCCTGCCGCTGGCCGCAGCCGAGGAGGACCCCGACTCGGGGTCCCGCTTCACCGCCCTGCGGCAGTTCGCCCTCGAGGCCTGCACCAGCGCGTGCGAGTCCCAGGACGCCACGTGGACGCGGTTCTACACCTCCCCCGCCGACGCCTTCCCGAGCGGGCTGCCGCGCCCGGTCGCGCCTGACCTGACCATGCGCGAGTTCGACGTCCCCGACACCGTGGCCTCGGCCGTGCGCCTGGTGGCGCTCGAGAACCAGTGCACCGGGCAGGCGGCCTACGCCGGCGACCAGGACGACGACCCGACCAACAACACGGACTGCAAGACCGGCTCCGACCGGGGCACCATCGTCCACGCTGCCGAGCTGCAGGTCTTCGGCGCCGCTGCGGGAGCCCCGCCTGTGACCGCCGGACCCGGCGCAGGCCCGAGCACGACCCCCGGCACGACCCCGGGCACGACCACGGGCACGACCCCGGGCACGACGCCCGGCACGACCACGGGCACGGAGGAGGCCGCCCGCACGGAGACCTCGCTCCGGATGAGGATCAAGCGCGCCCGCCAGACACCCCGCAACAGGGCTCCTCAGCTGCGACTCGCGGTGCGCCCCAGCGCCGAGGAGGTCGCAGGCACCTTCGTCGTGCGCGTCGACGGCCGCAGGTGGCGCAAGGTGACCACCGACGACGGGCGAGCACGGATCCTGCTCACCAAGAGGCTGCGGCCCGGACAGCACGTCGTACGGGTGCGGTTCCGCCCCGACGACCGCGCTGCCTACACCGGCTCTCGCAGCCGCGCCAGGCGGGTCGTCGTGCGAGGTCGCCGCTGA